One Vicugna pacos chromosome 33, VicPac4, whole genome shotgun sequence genomic region harbors:
- the PIH1D2 gene encoding PIH1 domain-containing protein 2 — MESSSKGLLTQVTQFWNLLDDLAENNPESYEKFIQQQLKEGKQLCVAPEPQLCLQTKILKPKEKTLFINLCQWKRIPAPQSTTHPVPLSVGRPEDMSEASDVYTVIDVAYNPDVLQAAEKDQVKRDQLIRMAMKCIEQQLQFTLSNSYHIAKFRIKGSIHRMKQNLMRIHTVPTDLREQMRKELTLEQIRSSTVSNADQFPQLLLPQSQASGKTECLIEEISSTEIQVEMTRPAYELKIVADQNEKPLKIELIVELPGVNSVSLCDLSVSEDDLLIEVSEKYRLHLNLPEPVDTEMTTAKFIKEKATLIVTMPLV, encoded by the exons ATGGAGTCATCATCAAAGGGTCTGCTCACCCAAGTTACTCAATTCTGGAACCTCCTAGATGATCTGGCTGAAAATAACCCTGAAAGCTATGAGAAGTTCATTCAGCAGCAGCTGAAAGAGGGGAAACAGCTCTGTGTTGCGCCAGAACCACAGCTCTGTCTACAAACCAAGATCCTG aaaccaaaagaaaaaacactttttATCAACCTATGTCAGTGGAAAAGGATCCCAGCTCCCCAGTCAACTACTCACCCAGTACCTCTAAGTGTTGGCAGACCAGAAGATATGTCTGAGGCATCGG ATGTTTACACAGTCATCGATGTGGCCTACAATCCTGATGTTCTCCAGGCAGCAGAAAAGGACCAAGTCAAAAGAGATCAATTAATACGGATGGCCATGAAATGCATTGAGCAACAACTTCAATTCACTCTCTCAAACTCTTACCACATTGCCAAATTTAGAATAAAAGGAAGCATtcacagaatgaaacaaaatCTGATGAGAATCCATACTGTTCCCACAGATTTAAGAGAGCAAATGAGAAAGG AACTAACCCTTGAACAGATAAGAAGCAGTACTGTGAGCAATGCAGATCAGTTTCCTCAACTTTTACTGCCCCAAAGCCAAGCTTCAGGTAAAAcagaatgtctgatagaagagaTTTCCAGTACGGAGATCCAAGTGGAGATGACGAGACCAGCCTATGAATTAAAAATTGTGGCAGATCAGAATGAGAAACCTCTGAAAATTGAATTAATAGTTGAATTACCAGGTGTTAATTCAGTCTCTCTCTGTGACCTCAGTGTTTCTGAG GATGATTTATTGATCGAGGTCTCTGAGAAGTACAGATTACACCTGAATCTTCCAGAACCTGTGGATACTGAAATGACAACAGCAAAATTTATCAAAGAAAAAGCTACATTAATCGTCACAATGCCATTGGTATAA